One part of the Streptomyces sp. NBC_00286 genome encodes these proteins:
- a CDS encoding DEAD/DEAH box helicase, producing the protein MSVAEVEGRRVEEAAPTAVPVRLAAVFLPAGLPRDGRIAFWDPDGGPLPEGEQSELTVVRRHGAGVRRGPAPALSLTVGEALPLLVRARRDPAAHPATACWGAAALHALRLLARGRLLPGLTRDGYDAWRAGPLDPDDIAHLRAVAAALPYEGHAVPLPGRGTLQLPDPEALMRAFLDAVADTLPRTEAAPYAVGKPFAAREPQRLPDARDWAAEVAAGMDAGVRISLRLDLSAYELFDDSDRDSGNGDGEAMRRAGAAVVQVHSLADPTLVVDAAALWAGEADGTFGPRARVDAALAVRRAARVWPPLDRLSEQDVPDVLALSEGELSDLLGVAATRLGAAGVAVHWPRDLAQDLSAAAVVRPAPGSATDGTGFFESEELLQFRWQLALGGDPLSEAEMDELAEAHRPVVRLRDRWVLVDPALVRKARKRELGLLDPVDALSAALTGSAEADGETVEAVPVGALAALRDRLTAGVRPAEPPAGLTATLRDYQLRGLAWLDLMTSLGLGGCLADDMGLGKTVTVIALHLKRARSEPTLVVCPASLLGNWQREINRFAPGVPVRRYHGPGRTLDDLDGGFVLTTYGTMRSGAARLAQQRWGMVVADEAQHVKNPYSATAKALRTIPAPARVALSGTPVENNLSELWALLDWTTPGLLGPLKSFRARHARAVENGEDEEAVSRLARLIRPFLLRRKKSDPGIVPELPPKTETDHPVPLTREQAALYEAVVRESMLAIETTDGIARRGLVLKLLGALKQICDHPALYLKEDVLPKDASPKAGDRLAARSGKLALLDELLDTLLAEDGSALVFTQYVGMARLITSHLAARAVPVELLHGGTPVPEREHMVDRFQSGATPVLVLSLKAAGTGLNLTRAGHVIHFDRWWNPAVEEQATDRAYRIGQTQPVQVHRLITEGTVEDRIAEMLASKRALADAILGSGEASLTELTDRELSDLVSLRRPT; encoded by the coding sequence ATGAGCGTGGCGGAAGTCGAGGGGCGGCGTGTGGAAGAAGCCGCGCCGACCGCGGTGCCGGTTCGGCTCGCTGCCGTCTTTCTCCCCGCCGGACTGCCACGAGACGGTCGCATCGCCTTCTGGGACCCGGACGGCGGGCCGCTGCCGGAGGGCGAGCAGAGCGAGCTGACGGTCGTACGGCGGCACGGCGCGGGCGTCAGGCGGGGACCGGCGCCCGCCCTGAGCCTGACGGTCGGCGAGGCGTTGCCTCTGCTCGTACGGGCTCGGCGGGACCCCGCGGCACACCCCGCCACGGCCTGCTGGGGCGCGGCCGCGCTGCACGCGCTGCGGCTCCTCGCGCGCGGGCGACTGCTGCCCGGACTGACGAGGGACGGCTACGACGCCTGGCGCGCCGGGCCGCTGGATCCGGACGACATCGCGCACTTGAGAGCGGTGGCGGCGGCCCTCCCGTACGAGGGCCATGCGGTACCTCTCCCTGGTCGGGGCACTCTCCAACTGCCCGACCCGGAAGCGCTGATGCGTGCCTTCCTCGACGCCGTCGCCGACACGCTGCCACGCACCGAGGCCGCGCCGTACGCCGTGGGGAAACCCTTCGCCGCGCGCGAGCCGCAGCGGCTGCCGGACGCCCGGGACTGGGCGGCGGAGGTCGCCGCGGGCATGGACGCGGGCGTACGGATCTCGCTGCGCCTGGACCTGTCCGCGTACGAGCTCTTCGATGACAGTGACCGCGACAGTGGCAACGGCGACGGTGAGGCGATGCGGCGGGCGGGCGCGGCCGTCGTTCAGGTGCACAGCCTTGCCGACCCCACCCTTGTCGTCGACGCCGCGGCCCTGTGGGCGGGCGAGGCCGACGGGACGTTCGGGCCTCGCGCGCGTGTGGACGCCGCCCTGGCGGTTCGGCGCGCGGCGCGCGTATGGCCGCCGCTGGACCGGCTGTCGGAGCAGGACGTGCCGGACGTACTGGCGCTGTCCGAGGGCGAGTTGTCCGATCTGCTCGGCGTCGCGGCGACCCGTCTCGGTGCGGCCGGAGTCGCCGTGCACTGGCCCCGTGACCTGGCCCAGGACCTGAGTGCGGCGGCGGTGGTGCGTCCGGCGCCCGGCTCGGCGACGGACGGTACGGGGTTCTTCGAGAGCGAGGAACTGCTCCAGTTCCGCTGGCAGTTGGCGCTCGGCGGCGATCCGCTCAGCGAGGCCGAGATGGACGAGCTGGCCGAGGCACACCGGCCCGTCGTACGGCTGCGGGACCGGTGGGTGCTCGTCGATCCGGCCCTCGTCCGCAAGGCGCGTAAACGCGAACTGGGCCTGCTCGACCCGGTCGACGCGCTCTCCGCCGCGCTCACCGGCAGCGCGGAGGCCGACGGGGAGACGGTCGAGGCGGTGCCCGTCGGGGCGCTGGCCGCGTTGCGTGACCGGCTGACGGCGGGGGTGCGGCCCGCCGAGCCGCCCGCCGGTCTGACGGCGACGCTGCGGGACTACCAACTGCGTGGGCTGGCCTGGCTCGACCTGATGACCTCGCTCGGCCTCGGCGGCTGCCTCGCCGACGACATGGGGCTCGGCAAGACCGTCACCGTCATCGCCCTCCACCTAAAGCGGGCGCGCAGCGAGCCGACCCTGGTCGTCTGCCCGGCCTCGCTGCTCGGCAACTGGCAGCGGGAGATCAACCGGTTCGCCCCGGGCGTCCCCGTCCGCCGCTACCACGGGCCGGGCCGCACCCTGGACGACCTGGACGGCGGCTTCGTCCTCACCACGTACGGGACGATGCGGTCCGGGGCGGCCCGGCTCGCCCAGCAGCGGTGGGGCATGGTCGTCGCGGACGAGGCGCAGCACGTCAAAAACCCGTACTCGGCCACAGCGAAGGCCCTGCGTACGATCCCCGCGCCCGCCAGGGTCGCCCTGAGCGGGACACCTGTGGAGAACAACCTCTCCGAACTCTGGGCCCTGCTCGACTGGACGACCCCCGGACTCCTCGGCCCGCTGAAGTCCTTCCGCGCCCGGCACGCGCGCGCGGTGGAGAACGGCGAGGACGAGGAGGCCGTGTCCCGCCTCGCGCGCCTGATCCGCCCCTTCTTGCTGCGCCGTAAGAAGTCCGACCCCGGCATCGTCCCCGAGCTGCCGCCGAAGACGGAGACGGACCACCCCGTCCCGCTCACCCGTGAACAGGCCGCGCTCTACGAGGCGGTGGTCCGCGAGTCCATGCTCGCGATCGAGACGACGGACGGCATCGCCCGCCGGGGCCTGGTGCTGAAGCTGCTGGGCGCGCTGAAGCAGATCTGCGACCACCCCGCGCTGTACCTGAAGGAGGACGTCCTGCCGAAGGACGCCTCGCCGAAGGCCGGCGACCGGCTCGCCGCCCGGTCCGGCAAACTCGCCCTGCTGGACGAGCTGTTGGACACGCTGCTCGCCGAGGACGGTTCGGCGCTCGTCTTCACCCAGTACGTGGGGATGGCGCGGCTGATCACCTCCCATCTCGCGGCCAGAGCGGTACCGGTCGAGCTGTTGCACGGCGGTACGCCGGTGCCCGAGCGCGAACACATGGTGGACCGCTTCCAGAGCGGGGCGACGCCAGTCCTGGTCCTGTCCCTGAAGGCGGCCGGCACAGGCCTGAACCTCACGCGCGCGGGCCACGTCATCCACTTCGACCGCTGGTGGAACCCGGCAGTCGAGGAACAGGCCACCGACCGCGCCTACCGCATCGGCCAGACCCAACCCGTCCAGGTCCACCGCCTCATCACCGAGGGCACAGTAGAAGACCGCATCGCCGAAATGCTCGCGTCCAAGCGGGCACTGGCCGACGCGATCTTGGGCTCCGGTGAGGCATCCCTCACGGAGCTCACCGACCGCGAGCTGTCGGACCTGGTATCACTCCGGAGGCCGACGTGA
- a CDS encoding sugar kinase, translating into MTTTSLPNQTPSPDEPRPPEGRGHMIRRRALTLLIIVLLIGIPAGYLVISANQSRDSGRTKEEKYAARGLTPDWPSRVQRRLYNVPIPPGSKEVAYYETNNWRTSRLYVQFLTSDDGLDTFLKSVGTSRSALEKDDFPISARHRNIVEWDFTTPGPWSGLTRARKNPTPTLDMVVNWSRPGHPMVYVVARTTP; encoded by the coding sequence GTGACGACCACTTCGCTGCCCAACCAGACGCCGTCGCCCGACGAGCCGCGCCCGCCCGAGGGCCGCGGCCACATGATCCGCCGCCGCGCCCTGACGCTGCTGATCATCGTGCTGCTGATCGGCATCCCGGCCGGCTATCTGGTCATCTCCGCCAACCAGAGCCGTGACAGCGGCAGGACCAAGGAGGAGAAGTACGCCGCCAGGGGACTCACCCCTGACTGGCCCTCGCGGGTCCAGCGCCGTCTCTACAACGTGCCGATTCCGCCGGGCTCGAAGGAAGTCGCGTACTACGAGACGAACAACTGGCGGACCAGCCGCCTGTACGTCCAGTTCCTCACCAGCGACGACGGCCTCGACACCTTCCTCAAGAGCGTCGGCACCAGCCGCTCCGCCCTGGAGAAGGACGACTTCCCCATCAGCGCCCGGCACCGGAACATCGTCGAGTGGGACTTCACGACACCCGGCCCCTGGTCGGGCCTCACACGGGCGCGGAAGAACCCGACCCCGACCCTGGACATGGTCGTGAACTGGTCGAGGCCCGGCCATCCCATGGTGTACGTGGTCGCCAGAACGACGCCCTGA
- a CDS encoding ROK family glucokinase, with the protein MSTYRDLALAHRGSARATVLRTVGTRERRSHLTAPRVPTVGIDIGGTKVMAGVVDADGNILERVRTETPDKSKSPKVVEDTIVELVLDLSDRHDVHAVGIGAAGWVDADRNRVLFAPHLSWRNEPLRDRISGRLAVPVLVDNDANSAAWAEWRFGAGRGEDHLVMITLGTGIGGAILEDGQVKRGKFGVAGEFGHMQVVPGGHRCPCGNRGCWEQYSSGNALVREARELAAADSPVAYGIIEHVKGNISEITGPMITELAREGDAMCVELLQDIGQWLGVGIANLAAALDPSCFVIGGGVSAADDLLIGPARDAFRRHLTGRGYRPEARVARAQLGPEAGMVGAADLARLVARRFRRANRRRVERYERYERYVQSRRTTQGSL; encoded by the coding sequence ATGAGCACCTACCGCGACCTAGCCCTCGCACACCGCGGCTCCGCAAGGGCCACCGTCCTGCGGACCGTCGGCACGCGTGAGCGCCGATCGCATCTGACGGCTCCCCGCGTCCCCACCGTCGGCATCGACATCGGCGGTACGAAGGTGATGGCGGGTGTCGTCGACGCGGACGGCAACATCCTCGAGAGGGTCCGCACCGAGACACCCGACAAGTCCAAGAGCCCCAAGGTCGTCGAGGACACCATCGTCGAGCTGGTCCTGGACCTCTCGGACCGGCACGACGTGCACGCCGTCGGCATCGGAGCGGCCGGCTGGGTCGACGCCGACCGCAACCGCGTCCTGTTCGCGCCTCACTTGTCGTGGCGCAACGAGCCTCTGAGGGACCGGATCTCCGGGCGACTCGCCGTCCCCGTCCTCGTCGACAACGACGCCAACTCCGCCGCCTGGGCGGAGTGGCGCTTCGGCGCGGGCCGTGGCGAGGACCATCTGGTCATGATCACGTTGGGTACGGGTATCGGCGGCGCGATCCTCGAGGACGGGCAGGTCAAGCGCGGAAAGTTCGGTGTGGCGGGCGAGTTCGGCCATATGCAGGTCGTACCCGGCGGCCACCGCTGCCCCTGCGGCAACCGCGGCTGCTGGGAGCAGTACAGCTCCGGCAACGCGCTGGTGCGCGAGGCCCGCGAACTCGCCGCCGCCGACTCCCCGGTGGCGTACGGCATCATCGAGCACGTCAAGGGCAACATCTCCGAGATCACCGGCCCGATGATCACCGAGCTGGCCCGTGAGGGCGACGCGATGTGCGTCGAACTGCTCCAGGACATCGGCCAGTGGCTCGGCGTCGGCATCGCGAACCTGGCCGCCGCGCTCGACCCCTCCTGCTTCGTCATCGGCGGCGGTGTCTCGGCGGCCGACGACCTGCTGATCGGCCCCGCGCGGGACGCCTTCCGACGCCATCTGACCGGCCGCGGCTACCGCCCCGAGGCCCGTGTCGCCCGCGCCCAGCTCGGCCCCGAGGCCGGCATGGTCGGCGCCGCCGATCTCGCCCGGCTCGTCGCCCGCCGCTTCCGGCGCGCCAATCGGCGCAGGGTGGAGCGCTATGAGCGATACGAGCGGTATGTGCAGTCGCGCCGTACGACGCAGGGGTCGCTGTGA
- a CDS encoding GntR family transcriptional regulator has product MTLQLSVDRSSPVPLYFQLSQQLEAAIEHGELTPGSLLGNEIELAARLGLSRPTVRQAIQSLVDKGLLVRRRGVGTQVVHSQVKRPLELSSLYDDLEAAGQRPATRVLVNTVVPASAEIAAALAVAEGSDVHRVERLRLAHGEPMAYLCNFLPPGLLDLDSAQLEATGLYRLMRAAGITLHSARQTVGARAATTVEADRLGEPEGAPLLTMQRTTFDDTGRAVEYGTHTYRASRYSFEFQLLVRP; this is encoded by the coding sequence GTGACGCTCCAGCTCAGCGTCGACCGGAGCAGTCCGGTGCCGTTGTACTTCCAGCTGTCCCAACAGCTCGAGGCGGCGATCGAGCACGGCGAGCTGACTCCCGGCAGCCTGCTCGGCAACGAGATCGAGCTCGCCGCGCGGCTCGGCCTGTCCCGGCCGACGGTCCGCCAGGCCATCCAGTCCCTCGTCGACAAGGGCCTCCTCGTACGCCGCCGCGGCGTCGGCACCCAGGTCGTGCACAGCCAGGTCAAGCGCCCGCTGGAACTCAGCAGCCTGTACGACGACCTGGAGGCGGCAGGCCAGCGCCCCGCGACCCGGGTCCTCGTCAACACCGTCGTCCCCGCGTCGGCCGAGATCGCCGCCGCCCTCGCGGTCGCCGAGGGCAGCGACGTACACCGCGTGGAACGCCTGCGCCTGGCCCACGGCGAGCCGATGGCGTACCTCTGCAACTTCCTGCCGCCCGGCCTCCTGGACCTGGACAGCGCCCAACTGGAGGCCACCGGCCTCTACCGCCTGATGCGCGCAGCGGGCATCACCCTGCACAGCGCCCGCCAGACGGTAGGAGCCCGAGCAGCCACCACCGTGGAGGCCGACCGCCTGGGCGAACCAGAGGGCGCCCCCCTCCTCACCATGCAACGCACCACGTTCGACGACACGGGGCGAGCGGTGGAGTACGGCACGCATACGTACAGGGCGTCGCGCTATTCGTTCGAGTTCCAGCTACTGGTACGCCCGTGA
- a CDS encoding Gfo/Idh/MocA family protein: protein MRIGLIGTGRIGTFHATALSRHREVGGSLIVTDADTARARGLADRLGATAAPGVDEIFTWGVDAVVITTATSAHAELIGRAARAGLPVFCEKPIAVDLPGTLNAIAEVEAAGTILQMGFQRRFDAGYAAAREAVRSGSLGRLHTVRAMTSDQAPPPAAYLPLSGGLYRDCLVHDFDMLRWVTGHEITHVYAMGSDAGPSMFREAHDIDTAAAVLTLDDGTLATATATRVNGAGYDVRMELAGELDQIGVGLDDRTPIASTEPTGPPPATKPWTGFLERFAPAYEAEMHAFVEVVRGERPNPCDGREALHALRIAEACELSRHERRLVSLAEIPGGQV from the coding sequence ATGCGCATCGGACTTATCGGAACGGGTCGTATCGGTACATTCCACGCGACGGCCCTCAGTCGTCACCGTGAGGTCGGTGGCTCTCTCATCGTCACCGACGCGGATACCGCCCGGGCCCGTGGGCTCGCGGACCGCCTTGGCGCCACGGCGGCTCCCGGCGTCGACGAGATCTTCACCTGGGGCGTGGACGCCGTCGTCATCACCACGGCCACGTCGGCCCACGCCGAACTGATCGGTCGGGCAGCACGCGCGGGGCTCCCGGTGTTCTGCGAGAAGCCCATCGCCGTCGATCTGCCGGGCACGCTCAACGCGATCGCCGAGGTCGAGGCGGCCGGAACGATCCTGCAGATGGGCTTCCAGCGCCGCTTCGACGCGGGCTACGCCGCCGCGCGGGAGGCGGTGCGCTCGGGCAGCCTCGGGCGGCTGCACACCGTACGGGCGATGACGTCCGACCAGGCACCGCCCCCGGCCGCGTATCTCCCGCTGTCGGGCGGCCTGTACCGGGACTGTCTGGTGCACGACTTCGACATGCTGCGCTGGGTCACGGGCCATGAGATCACCCACGTGTACGCGATGGGCTCGGACGCCGGGCCCTCGATGTTCCGCGAGGCGCACGACATCGACACCGCCGCGGCCGTCCTCACCCTGGACGACGGCACGCTCGCCACGGCGACGGCGACCCGGGTCAACGGCGCCGGATACGACGTACGCATGGAACTGGCCGGTGAGCTGGACCAGATCGGCGTCGGCCTGGACGACCGCACACCGATCGCCTCCACGGAGCCGACCGGCCCGCCGCCCGCGACCAAGCCGTGGACCGGCTTCCTGGAACGCTTCGCGCCCGCGTACGAGGCCGAAATGCACGCCTTCGTCGAGGTCGTACGCGGCGAGCGGCCCAACCCGTGCGACGGCCGCGAGGCGCTCCACGCCCTCCGCATCGCCGAGGCCTGCGAACTCTCGCGGCACGAGCGCCGGTTGGTGTCGCTGGCGGAGATCCCGGGCGGCCAGGTCTGA
- a CDS encoding response regulator transcription factor, with protein MTPIRLLLVDDDPLVRAGLAFMMGGADDLEIVGEAADGSEVEELVERTRPDVVLMDIRMPTVDGLAATERLRERKDAPQVVVLTTFHADEQVLRALRAGAAGFVLKDTPPGDILEAVRRVAAGDPVLSPAVTRQLMEHAAGGSGPDTRRSTARTRIAALNDREREVAVAVGQGHSNADIARELFMSVATVKTHVSRILAKLDLNNRVQIALLTYDAGLLEGDGH; from the coding sequence ATGACTCCGATCCGTCTGCTCCTCGTCGACGATGACCCGCTGGTGCGCGCCGGGCTGGCCTTCATGATGGGCGGCGCCGATGATCTCGAGATCGTGGGGGAGGCCGCCGACGGGAGCGAGGTGGAGGAACTCGTCGAGCGGACCCGCCCCGATGTGGTGCTCATGGACATCCGCATGCCGACCGTGGACGGACTCGCTGCCACGGAACGGCTCAGGGAGCGCAAGGACGCGCCGCAGGTCGTCGTGCTGACCACCTTTCACGCCGACGAGCAGGTCCTGAGGGCGCTACGAGCGGGCGCCGCCGGATTCGTACTCAAGGACACGCCCCCAGGGGACATCCTTGAAGCCGTACGCCGTGTCGCGGCAGGCGACCCCGTGCTTTCTCCCGCCGTCACCCGCCAGTTGATGGAGCACGCGGCGGGCGGCAGCGGCCCGGACACTCGGCGCTCGACCGCCCGTACCCGCATCGCCGCGCTCAACGACCGCGAACGCGAGGTGGCCGTCGCCGTCGGCCAGGGCCACTCGAACGCCGATATCGCCCGCGAACTGTTCATGAGCGTCGCCACCGTCAAGACCCACGTGTCCCGCATCCTCGCCAAGCTGGACCTCAACAACCGCGTACAGATCGCGCTGTTGACGTATGACGCGGGGCTCTTGGAAGGCGACGGTCACTAG
- a CDS encoding sensor histidine kinase, with the protein MTPEPGSAPGPLPGRRWLPSAVAVEIDPDRVARVGRTGRPRRTVRDWAVDFAAFLVAVIVGLLGADTMSQTPDLPRGLEVADQWIGAFSCAAVWLRRRWPVGLAVVMVPISFVSTTAGGVGLVALFTLAVHRPFKYVAWVGGAHAVLSPLFYYLRPEPDLDYVPSVLLAWVLTAAIVGWGMYVRSRRQLLLSLRDRARRAETEAALRAEQAQRLAREGIAREMHDVLAHRLTLLSVHAGALEFRPDAPLEEVARAAGVIRESAHEALQDLREIIGVLRSGPAGAESGEPGRPQPTLGALESLVSESREAGMKVSLDNRVADAASVPASVGRTAYRIAQEGLTNARKHAPGAEVTVSVAGGAGSGLTVSVRNPAPPGEVPLVPGSGQGLIGLTERAMLAGGRLSHGPVGDGGFEVSAWLPWGSGG; encoded by the coding sequence CTGACGCCGGAGCCGGGGTCCGCGCCGGGGCCGCTGCCAGGGCGGCGCTGGCTGCCGTCGGCGGTCGCCGTCGAGATCGACCCCGACCGGGTGGCGCGCGTCGGGCGGACGGGACGGCCCCGGCGTACCGTGCGGGACTGGGCCGTGGACTTCGCCGCCTTTCTGGTGGCCGTGATCGTCGGGCTGCTCGGTGCCGACACCATGTCCCAGACCCCCGACCTCCCGCGCGGGCTGGAGGTCGCCGACCAGTGGATAGGTGCATTTTCCTGCGCCGCGGTCTGGCTGCGCCGCCGCTGGCCGGTCGGCCTCGCCGTGGTCATGGTTCCCATCAGCTTCGTCTCGACCACGGCGGGCGGGGTCGGCCTGGTCGCGCTGTTCACGCTGGCCGTGCACCGGCCCTTCAAGTACGTCGCCTGGGTCGGCGGTGCCCACGCCGTGCTGTCCCCGCTCTTCTACTATCTGCGGCCGGAGCCAGATCTCGACTACGTCCCGTCGGTGCTTCTCGCGTGGGTGCTCACCGCCGCGATCGTCGGCTGGGGCATGTACGTCCGCTCCCGCCGCCAGCTCCTGCTGAGCCTGCGGGACCGTGCCCGGCGCGCCGAGACGGAGGCCGCGCTCCGTGCCGAGCAGGCGCAGCGGCTGGCTCGGGAGGGGATCGCTCGCGAGATGCATGACGTACTGGCTCATCGGCTGACGTTGCTGAGCGTGCATGCGGGGGCGCTGGAGTTCCGGCCCGATGCGCCGCTGGAGGAGGTGGCCCGGGCTGCCGGGGTCATCCGGGAGAGTGCGCACGAGGCCTTGCAGGACCTGCGGGAGATCATCGGGGTGCTGCGGTCCGGGCCCGCGGGCGCGGAGTCGGGGGAGCCCGGCCGCCCTCAGCCGACGCTCGGGGCGCTGGAGTCGCTGGTCTCCGAGTCGCGTGAAGCCGGGATGAAGGTGAGCCTCGACAACCGCGTTGCCGATGCCGCCTCGGTGCCCGCCTCCGTCGGGCGTACCGCGTATCGGATCGCCCAGGAGGGGCTGACCAATGCGCGCAAGCACGCGCCCGGGGCGGAGGTGACGGTCTCCGTGGCGGGCGGGGCGGGCTCAGGGCTCACCGTGTCGGTACGCAATCCGGCTCCGCCGGGGGAGGTGCCGCTGGTGCCCGGATCCGGGCAGGGGTTGATCGGGTTGACGGAGCGGGCGATGTTGGCGGGGGGCCGGCTTTCGCATGGGCCGGTGGGGGATGGGGGGTTCGAGGTGTCGGCGTGGCTGCCTTGGGGCTCGGGCGGCTAG
- a CDS encoding ribonuclease domain-containing protein yields MRFPPRITRIGAAAAVLSGLLVGGAVTANATETSPTAVGSICYDNLPPQAHDTLDLIEQGGPYPFPQDGGVFQNREGLLPSQSTGYYHEYTVITPGSSDRGARRIVTGEEHQEDYYTADHYESFKLVDYSC; encoded by the coding sequence ATGAGATTCCCCCCACGAATCACTCGCATCGGCGCAGCGGCCGCCGTCCTGTCCGGCCTCCTCGTAGGAGGCGCCGTCACCGCGAACGCTACGGAAACCTCCCCCACGGCGGTCGGCAGCATCTGCTACGACAACCTGCCGCCCCAGGCACACGACACGCTGGACCTGATCGAGCAGGGCGGTCCCTACCCCTTCCCGCAGGACGGCGGCGTGTTCCAGAACCGGGAAGGCCTCCTCCCCAGCCAGTCCACCGGCTACTACCACGAGTACACAGTGATCACGCCTGGTTCCTCCGACCGCGGTGCCCGTCGCATCGTCACCGGTGAGGAGCACCAGGAGGACTACTACACCGCCGACCACTACGAATCGTTCAAGCTGGTCGACTACAGCTGCTGA
- a CDS encoding intradiol ring-cleavage dioxygenase: MKRLMNPHADDGRNHTVTVTTDDQQRQVEDELVQTVLASFRNTPDPRLKQLMEALVRHLHAFLREVRLTEAEWQHAVDFLTAAGHITNDNRQEFILLSDVLGASMQTINMNNEASAGATEATVVGPFFVEGSPEIPLGGDMAFGAPGEPCWVEGTVTDTDGNPVPGTRLEVWEADEDGLYDVQYDDGHTAGRAHLYTDDRGRYAFWGLTPTPYPIPHDGPVGRLLEETGRSPLRASHLHFMATAPGLRTLVTHIFVEGDQLLDSDAVFGVKDSLVKRFERQAAGTPTPDGRDLSGQSWSRVRFDIVLLPEPSPGRSK; encoded by the coding sequence ATGAAGCGGCTCATGAACCCGCACGCCGACGACGGAAGGAACCACACCGTGACCGTCACCACGGACGACCAACAGCGCCAGGTCGAGGACGAGTTGGTACAGACCGTGCTTGCATCCTTCCGGAACACCCCGGATCCCCGGCTCAAGCAGCTGATGGAGGCCCTGGTGCGACACCTGCACGCGTTTCTGCGGGAGGTGCGCCTCACCGAGGCCGAGTGGCAGCACGCAGTCGACTTCCTCACCGCGGCCGGCCATATCACCAACGACAATCGGCAGGAGTTCATCCTGTTGTCCGACGTCCTCGGCGCCTCCATGCAGACCATCAACATGAACAACGAGGCGTCCGCCGGCGCCACGGAGGCCACCGTGGTCGGCCCGTTCTTCGTGGAGGGCTCCCCGGAAATCCCCCTGGGCGGCGACATGGCCTTCGGCGCCCCGGGAGAACCCTGCTGGGTCGAGGGCACCGTCACGGACACCGACGGCAACCCGGTGCCGGGCACGCGCTTGGAGGTGTGGGAGGCCGACGAAGACGGCCTGTACGACGTTCAGTACGACGACGGCCACACCGCGGGCCGCGCCCACCTGTACACCGACGACCGGGGCCGATATGCCTTCTGGGGACTGACTCCGACGCCGTACCCCATTCCCCACGACGGGCCGGTGGGGCGCCTGCTCGAGGAGACCGGGCGCTCGCCCCTGCGCGCGTCCCACCTGCACTTCATGGCCACGGCACCGGGCCTGCGCACCCTGGTCACCCACATCTTCGTGGAAGGCGACCAACTCCTGGACTCCGACGCCGTGTTCGGCGTCAAGGACTCCCTCGTCAAGCGCTTCGAACGACAGGCGGCCGGCACGCCCACTCCCGACGGACGCGATCTGTCCGGGCAGAGCTGGTCCCGAGTGCGCTTCGACATCGTGCTCCTTCCGGAACCTTCGCCAGGTCGTTCCAAGTGA